TTTAGATTGTGGACTTAGTTACAGTGTTATCTCTTACCTTAAAAAACTCAGCCAACAGGTAGtattggtaaaaacaaacaaacaaaaatcctttgCCCTCAGAAGTGCATTTCCTTATTCTTTAGTGTAATtgtcatttttcaaattaaatgtgtatatatctcTCCACTTTATGGATTAGTGATAATGTGATTCTCTATGGCTTCTAGCTTCACCATTAAGCTGCAGCTAAGGGTCTGTCAGTGTCATTGGATGCTGTGCCGTTTCTCCTGCTTGCCAGTTTGTGCTACCCACGAGCTGGTTGACATCTTGTGGCCTAAGAGGGGCAGAGGCTTAAGAAAATGATCTCATGGGTCACATGTTGTCTATCCTCAACCTAGTTTCTCCTCCAATCACACTGGGCTAGCGCATCCCCCTTCTTTAGGTCGGCACACTGAGGCATGGTGTGCCTCAACGTCTGGCCTGAAATTAGTTCTTAGGCAATAAACATATGCACACGCTCTTTCTTGGCGAGGGGGAGATGAGACCAGTGTTCCTCACGCTGGAGGGTGATAGGCCCCTTGGGGACCCGAAGAGTGGAGTTCAACCTCCTCTCTTCTTGCCCTCCGTCCGTTCCTTTATAGCCCCGCCTCATTTACCATTATTCACCTTGTCCCTTGCCTGCCCCTCTATTAGTACCTCATCCTCCACTCACCCTTACTTACCATACTTCTCACCTCTACCTAGCCCATTCTTGCAGGATGGAAGTGTTTCAGAGCTACTGAGGTAGAGCGTTACTGCCATACGAATGTGTTACGTTCTATGACAAATTCATGCagcctttttactttcttcttatgCACAAGGGTGCTCCCAGGTAGGGGGCAGTGGTAGCGTCTGCAGTGGCAGTCAGGCTTTAAGTCACATATGTCTGGAAGTTGGGCCTTTAGAAGACAGACAGCCGTAAGCAAAAGAGTGTCAGATTTCACTGAAGAACCAAAATGACTCCGCAGTTGGGGACGCTGACACACCTTGCTAGGATCCGGCACAAACAGAAGTATGGTCTGGAGTTTACCAGCTCCTGCCGGTCCAGTGTGCTCatgaatgcaaaagaaagcacaggcagaCCTAGATTTCTGGTCCACCGAGCGTCCCCGTGACCCCCTTTCCTCTCCGCcaatagatttttgttgttgttgtgaatgttttgttttggttatttattgattgattgacctgttgatttacatatatttttttatttgatgtctACCTTAGGCCTTTAAGGCTGTGTCAGCAGGGTATGGCCACCAGGAAGAATAGTGAGCAGAGTTGAGTCGTGCAAGTTCCGGGACCTTCTGGAACACGTTGCTTGTGTAGTTTTCTAAATGAGATTTCGGGACCATTTCTGGAAACAGACCCTTCATTTGCTCTTATCCCTTATTTCATGACTTAATTTTGTGCCAAAGATAAGAAACATACTTAATTCCAATCATAGTGAGAATTAATGAATCTCTCCGACCTAACcgtaagaaatgaaaaatccttTTGGGCTTACTGGGCACTGGTGGAATCCcttcttctaaagaaaaaaattattactaattTGTAATCACTCTAATCACTAATTTAATTACTAATTTAATAACAACTATGTCGCCAGTGTTCCTTGAACCATGTATGTGAATCACCAGATATGCCCAATATATTGCTACGAGTCACCGTCAGGCACTATTTATCAATGCGGTTTAATAGCGTCCATTAGGATTTTTTTGTAAGTTAGCTAGAAACTTACTGAGCAGATATTACAAATCATTTGCGTGGTAACGTTTGTTAAATTTAAGCattacttttttggggggtggtccGATATTAGAAACAAACAGCTGAATTATTTCCAGATGTAATGCCAATCTGTGTAATCTGAATTTTAGCCCtagtttacatttataaatacagagTCTTAAACCTTTATGTCTGGGTCTGAAATAAATATACTGACTTAGACTAGATTTTACGGCaacaaaatgtgattttaaatgtCTATGAATGTAATTCTTATCCATGGTTTCCATTCTCTCCATGATCCAATCATAATTTTGCCATTagacaagagaaaaaatgtagtaagttatttttctcacccccacctccctgttTGCTGTGTTAGTGCAGAGAAGCACAGGGAAATGTTTAATTACCCATTTTTCTGTGATTTACAATTGAAAAGTGTTCTGTGGGGTTCTTAAAGTGTTCCCTTTCTTAAGTAGTAAAAACAACAGTGATAATATAGATCTTTTCATAACATACTATGTACTTCCATTTTAGACCAAACTAGAGTCAGAACGGATACTAGCATCCGTGGGGAAGAAACCTCCCCAGGAAATTGGAATCAAAGTGAAAAATCATTCTGGAGGTGGCGTGTCCTTTACCCAcagtaaaaattttagaaaactattGAAAGAAATCATAGGGGAAAGTGCACCAAGACTGACAGAATTGAATACCAAAGAATTTGCTGGCTTCCAAGTAGGGCTCTTAAACAAGGTAAATTGTGGACATAAATACTTTGTATTTGTTTGAGCTTGTCTGATGCATTTATGCCATagtattttagttttgaaataattacgATCCTGTTTTGGACTCCATACTTATCAACGGTTTAGTTTAGGAATTGCCCTGCCCGCAGACGCCAATATGGAATTAAATGTGCAAGATATGTTTGGGGGTAATGTCTGTGAAGGAtaaaggggagagagaacaggagtTGGCGGGGGAACCTTCAGGCCACACAGCTGATCTAGCACCTGTGAGAGGAGGGGACGAGGAAGAGAATTGGGTGTGAAGGGTCTCAGGCAGGAGTGCAGCTTCGAGAAAGTCTTGGCCAGCCCAGCAGGGACGTCTAACACCAAGATTTCCCATAGAGGAGGTCCACGTTGGGCAGAGGTGGCCAGGCCAGTTGACATACTTGGGAAAGGATATTCTCAGTGGTTTGAGCATGTTGTGGCTATATTAGAATTTGGAACAAGGCCAGCAAAGGCGAGGTTTCCACTGGCAAAATTCTATGGTAGTTATTGTATTGAATATCCCTCTCTTCACTACGATTTTACATACACTGCAGCATTAAGAATTACATTTCTATATTAAAAGCCTCAGGAGTAACTGAAATTATTTGTTCCATTTCAAACAGGATTTGAAACCTCAGACATATAGAAATGCTTATGATATTCCACGTAGAGGTCTTTTAGACCAGTTAACCAGAATGAGATCCAATCTGCTGAAAACACACAAGTTTATTGTTGGACAAGATGAAGgtaaatgaacaaagaagtaTTTTTTGTTGATTGGGAAAATATCAAGCCTGACTTACATGAAAGTGCTTATTGCATAACGGGTAGGTTATTTTGTAATACTTTCAGGCTTAGAATGCTCATTTTCACCTGTTCTCAGGTTGTAGGGCAGGTGTGCATTAATTGGCTCACTGAGagtgagcattttttaaagtttttatttgaattccagtacagttaacatacggtgtcatattagtttcaggtgtataatacagtgattcaacacttgcctACCTCACCCGGTGCTCCTcgtgacaagtgccctccttcatccccatcacctgtttcacccattccccccacccacctcccctccggtaaCTATCGGTTTGTCCTCTAtgattaagagtctgtttcttggtataTCTCTCTCAAGGGCGAGCATTTTGATAGCCACTCCAGGTTTAGTGAACTGGAAAGTGGCGGGACCTAGGTCTGTCAGATTTTGGAAATGGCACAACCCAGCCTGTCGTGATGAATTCAGTCCGGAATTCCTCATTTACATGAAAATTATGAAGCTGGTAGTGCGTAGGACAGTTGGTGATGGTGTACAATTCCCCTTTACTCCATTGTGTTCATTTGAAACAGGGTCATTTGTCCATTAAAAGGAGTTAAATCTTAGCCTGGTCGACCTCCTAAAATTATATACTGAGTTCTGTGGAGAGGAGGGAAGCTTCTCTAGGAAGGGAGCCTATAGATTTAGTCACATTCCCCAAGAATGGAAGGCCTACTAACCAAGGTCTCTGGATGATAAGAGAGAACCATGGAGGCCAGGCTCTTTGAAATGCAGCACAAATATGGTGTTTCAGGCTGGGTGGTGGCATACAGGATGTCAGCCCATTTTCAAACCCGGTTTGAGGCCTAAGGATGTTGTACTTGGCCTAGTGATTTGAGCTTGTAGGGAGTAGTGATGGTACCCTGAGTAGTGAGTGGGATGAAGAGAGATAATTTTAGATCTTAGAACTTGAgatgcttttaaatgtttatatttatttttgagagagagagagagagcgcgtgcacgagcaggggaggggcagagagagagggagacacagaatcagaagcgggctccaggctccaagctgtcagcacagagcctgacgcagggctccaacccatgaaccgtgagatcatgacctgagctgaagtcagatgcttaacccactgagccacccaggtgcccccaaaagttgAGATTTTAGACTATTGGATGCCAAGGTACACGTTGCCAAACCAGACTATGATCATGCcctcttaaagttttatttatttatttatttagcacacatgcacacatgtgagcaggggcggggcagagagagagggagagagaatcccaagcaggccccatgctgccagcgcagagcctgacacggggctcgatcccacaaaccgtgagatcatgacctgagccgaaatcaagaataggatgctcaacctactgagcccctGATCGTGTCCCCTTGTCCTCATGATGCATACACTGCAGCTGTGTACCATTTGTTTCTTTGCCGGTGGTTTTACAGATTCCCTTCATAGTGTTCCAGTCGCACAAATGGGTAACTATCAGGAATATCTAAAGACACTGGCTTCTCCGCTTCGAGAGATTGATCCAGATCAACCAAAAAGACTACATACTTTTGGCAATCCATTCAAACAAGATAAGAAGGTAAGATACCTATTTCTAAGTCTGCCCAAGTTGTGATAGTCTTGCTATAATTCCTTTCTTCTGGGCAAGGTGAatataaatcagaggttctccCTCTGTTGGTTGACAAGATAAAATAGGACTCCAGGGCTCTCCATAAATGGAAAGCGGGAGCCTCCTGATACAAAGGTGTGTTGCTTGAAGAAAAGAATAAgtgacatttactgagtacctagtAGGAGTTGTTGTTTTACGCGATCACATTTAATGGCCACAACGGTTCTGCAGATGAGTGTTACCATCTGTCCTCTCATAAGAAGAAATCAAGGCTCACAGTGGTCAAGTGGTGTGCTCTGAGTAGCACAGCTgagaagagccaggatttgaacccacatctTTCCAGCGCCAGAGTCTGTATTCATTCCCACCTCTGCACACTAATTCCTTTAATATTGAGATCACCAGTTATTTCCTGTTTCCATTACTCGGATCTCTAGCGCTCTAGCCAGACGGTGATGAAGTGTTCATCTTGAAATAGGAAGTACTACGTGATGCTGCTTTCTTTGGATTGCCCTAGTAGAGATCTAaatgtgaggtgtgtgtgtgtgtgtgtgtgtgtgtgtgtgtgtttgtgtgtgagagagagagagacagagagagagagagagagagagatgccgaTTTGACCATCTAAGGATGAAGACAAATGGGGATTCTCTTTGCACACATGGAGAAGACTATTGGTGTTAAGCTGCAGACCATGTAATAATCTGGTAACAAAACTAGACTGAGAGATATTCCACTTCACCCCAATCCTCAATTAATTGGactttttcttaatctttctgtgccttggGCTCCTCATTTGAACCCCTGGGGATAATGATTACACTTACCAGAGTCCTGTGCAGTATTGAGTTAGTGCATGTACCCATTTCAAACATGACCTACATGCAGTAAATGCGCAGGGTGTATGGTTTCCCCTTTCTGTACCGTGTTGCTTTGGAAAATGCCTTGGAAGAGTCTTTTATCatgattttatgaaaaatattttcatattctcgGGTTATCCTTGGATGGGAACAGCTTTTAGCTAACCCTCTGCACTGCTGGCTGTCATCCTTTACCTACCCCCAAGAATGAAAAGCCCCCAAGGTGGACATATTTGAACCTCCGTGAGGTTGCTGTGACATTTTCTGTCAACCTGCTCTCTACCGTCCACATGCAGCGTTCTGTACAGTGATAGTCAATATTTCTTCATGATGCATTTAAAGCACAAAAGCACACAAAAGGGAATTGGTTCACTTGCCAAGGGTCGCTTCCAGATGGTCTGTACTTCCTCCGAAAAGTAACCTCTTCGGTTGATGCGAGCTGCTCATTTCTCGAGCTTTCTGGTTAATCATGATTGTATTGTGTTTGACCTTGGCAACACATTATCTTTTCATCTCCTCCTTGTTCCACCGAGACTAGGTCAAGATTGGACTGGAGTAGCACTTTCTGAGAACAGGGTCTAGGTGGGGCACGGTAAATCTCTGGCCCGTGATGAAGACGTGTGTTGGTAACAGGATGTATGGTTGAGTGTGCGCGTGCCGCGTGCGGGCGCTGTGCTCTTTAATGGAGAGTGTTCATTGGTGTTTTCTAGGGAATGATGATTGATGAAGCAGATGAATTCGTGGCAGGGCCACAGAACAAAGTGAAGCGCCCCGGAGAACCCAACAGTCCTCTGTCATCTAAGAGAAGGCGGAGTATGTCCCTGCTGTTGGCGAAACCGCAAACACCACCCACTGTAACTAACCATGTGGGCGGAAAGGGACCACCCTCAGCCTCGTGGTTCCCATCTTATCCAAACCTCATAAAACCCACCCTTGTACATACAGGTATAGAGTAGTGGTTGTGATTTCCTTATGGCTCCTAGAAGACTAACACTAAACAgccttattttcctttgtgttcatttcctttgtatcCGCTTTTTGTTCGTTAAGTAAACCATTATTAAATCATCAATGTGGTAGGTACAAAGGGCCCCGTGGGGAGCAGAGTCACTGTCTGAGGCGAGAAGATCCATACTTATGTAGTAACTAGCACAAGGGGGAGACATGGGGATAGGAACATGTTGCTGCGTGAGTCAGAACGAGGAAGCAGGTTCTCGACGCAGCAAGAGCGAACCAGCTTAATACGAGGCTGGGTCTGCACCGGCTCTCTGTGTCCTCAACTCCTGCTCCCGCTCTAGCCCAGTGCGGTCTGGCTCTGCCTCCCCACCGCACTGAGACAGGCGTCATCACGGCCCCCAGGGTCTGTTGCGTGTTGCCATTGCTTCTTCGCGTCACTTGTCACAGTTGttcactccctcctccctggaAACTTTCTCAGGTTCCCAGACACCACACGTCctagttttcttttccctttgatgGCAACTCCTCTTCAccctctttttctggtttctccccttctctcccacctGTAAATAGCGTAGGGACCCAAATCTGGATTCCAGAcaccaccccgccccaccccaggtGATCCCATGCAGTCTTGGGCTTTCCAGGACATTTACATGTCAACAACTCGGGTGTTTACACCTTGCTTCAAACTCCAGACCTAAATTTAACCATGGACATGGTATTTCCACTGAGGTGCCCCATAGACCAATAAAATTCGGTTTCACGTGTTTCATCAGAACTCCTAACCTTCGCGCTCTCCAAAACAGCTCTGCTTGCCGCCTGCCGCGGGCATGACTCTTAATGTTAAGTGACACCATCCGGCAGTATGCTGGGAAAGGTGCGACAGCCAGCTGTCCGAGTgtgtgggggccgggggggggggtgaagccCTGGATTATAACGTTTGCAGGTTTCCACAGCGTAAAGGATGCCAACGTGATCGCTGTCAGGCCATCAACATGAGGTCACTGGGCCAGATCAGGAAGAGCACACTTCTGGCACCATTGTTTCCCCAGGGGTTCAGTGGAGATCCTCGGAGTCACcatgatttctcttttattcttctctCACTTCCATCCCTTAGCAAGTGCAGACACTTTGACACCCAGTCCGATTCCTGGATCACCCTGTGTCTCTATCCCTCTAGTCTGTGCTGCCACCGTCTGTCCCCAAGCTGCTACAACAGCTTCTCATCTGATTTCCCTGCTCTCCCACTTGACCCTCCTGACCCATCACCGCCCTGCAGCCCGACTGACCCCGTGCGCACGGAAATCCGATCCTGCCGCGTCCATCCCGAAACCCGCCACCAACTCCCCCGAGCGCTCAGAACAGAATCGGAGCTGCCGACGCTGGTCTACATGCTCTGCAGGACCCgggcctgccctcctctcctgcaCGCGTCCTCTGGGtgtcctccttgctctctctgcctctgtcctttgCTCCACGGCCCCGGCTCGTCCCCTCCTAGGGCCCTGCACGGCAGCCAGAAGTCCTCCTCACGTGCACAGGCCGCCCTGTCTCCTGTTCCAGACTCTGCCCAGGGGTCACCTCCTCAGAGGGCCCTGCCCGACCCCGGGGTCACGGAGActccccctcctgctctctgtcaCATCCCTGATACCTTCCTTCCCGACAAGACTTCAAACTGTATTGTTCCCCTTGCCCAAATGACACATACCATCTGACTTCCCCGTGAGGATGTAAGTTCCGTAAGGATAGGGATTGTCCTCGTCTGTCTCGTTCACTGCCGATCTCCCAGCATttggctcagtgcctggcaggaaggaggcagagcaTATGAAGTAGAGGTGTCAGGACTGGAGCAAAAGGAAACCCATTTCCTTGTCACAGAAGGGAATGATGAGAATCACACACAAAGATTTTTGGTGACGGACTACATGTAGAATCTCGAGGCCTAACGGCCACCTCTGTTTTCTTAGAACTTTTGAGATAGGAGAGAAATTGAAGGGGGCCCATGTAGTCTGGTGCCAAGCTCGGTGAAGCctggcattttctttattttcttaagcatGGCATTTGATATGTAAATTACAGAAATCATGACATCAAGTGAGACTCGCTGCCTTTAAGCTCGTAAAGCACAAGCAGCCACTAAACCACAGGTGCCAGGGACCTGAGAACGCTCAGTAGTTGTCTTGCCCGACTCGGTTTCCATATGTATTGGGAGTGCCGTGAAGAAGAGAAGGTGgttttgttgtattattttcctgGGCTCGGTTTGAGGGGTCTCAGCCTCCCATCTGTACACCTTCTTGCTTTTTGAAACAATTTCCTCAAACGTGAAGATCTGCCTGTGTGGTTGATAGAACTCACCCACCTCACAGTTTACCTTCTTGATTTGGCCTCCAGATGTCACTGTCATTCCTGATGTCCatgaggagaagagggaaaatggtCAGATCCCACCCGATGGCTTCTTGTCAAAATCTGCTCCCCCAGAGCTTATGAATATGGCAGGAGATGGTATTCCACACCACCACCAGTTGGATTCTCTATCTGACGACTTCACTAGTCTAAGGAAAGACGGCCTGATTCACAAACCTGGTACGCATGCACTTCTAGGAGGAAGCAAACACTGCAGTGTCTCTGTAGATGATCGAAAAGCCTCGGTGACACCCACTTTGGGAACTGTACCAAACACCTTGCAAATAACTCCTGCTATGGCGCAAGGAATCAATGCTGATATAAAACATCAGTTAATGAAGGAAGTTCGAAAGTTTGGACGAAGTAAGTAATGAAAGCACAAGTATCAATAATATAATGGGAGGTCCTTCTCATAATTCTGTGATTCAGGATAGATTCATGCTATCTCTGGAGGTATTGGGGAAGTATTGGGTGTTcacataatttattattattttttttaatgtttatttttgagagagattgagagagagcacgagcaggggaggggcagagagagagagagagggagacagagaatctgaatgaagcaggctccacactatcagcgcaaagcctgacgtgcgtggggctcaaactcatgaacccatgagatcatggcctgagccaaagcaCCCTGGGTTTTCACATAATTTAAAGTGATTCCTCTTGCTTTAACTAAAAGGACCCAATAcacccttttctctttttgcaccTTACTGATTGTAATAGTTTCCttttgctgctgtaacaagttgCCACAAACCACGTGGCTCAAAACTGTACTCCCCTTACAGTCATGGAAGTCggaattctgaaattattttcactgGGCTAACAGAAAggtgttccttctggagactcgAGGGGGAATCTGTCTCCTTGCCCTTTCCAGCTCCTACAGGCTGTCTGTGCTCCTTAGCTCTTGGCTCCTTCCTTCAGCTTCGAGCCAGTAACGTCAGGGCCTTCTCTCCTGTCTAGCCGCGCTCCCGTCCTTacatcttttctctctggctccaATTCTACTCCCCACCTCCTATTATTTGGATATTTGTGATTACACTGATGCATAAGcctggataatctccccatctcaagatccacAGCTCAATTCTATCTGCAAAGTCAAGTCCCTTTTGCCGTATACGGCAAcatgttcac
The DNA window shown above is from Lynx canadensis isolate LIC74 chromosome X, mLynCan4.pri.v2, whole genome shotgun sequence and carries:
- the LOC115506955 gene encoding integrator complex subunit 6-like isoform X8, whose protein sequence is MPILLFLIDTSASMNQRTDLGTSYLDIAKGAVELFLKLRARDPASRGDRYMLVTYDEPPYCIKPPRTSHPVVRFSCVDCEPMVIDKLPFDKYELEPSPLTQYILERKSPHTCWQVFVTSSGKYNELGYPFGYLKASTTLTCVNLFVMPYNYPVLLPLLDDLFKVHKLKPNLKWRQAFDSYLKTLPPYYLLPLKKALRMMGAPNLISDNLDCGLSYSVISYLKKLSQQTKLESERILASVGKKPPQEIGIKVKNHSGGGVSFTHSKNFRKLLKEIIGESAPRLTELNTKEFAGFQVGLLNKDLKPQTYRNAYDIPRRGLLDQLTRMRSNLLKTHKFIVGQDEDSLHSVPVAQMGNYQEYLKTLASPLREIDPDQPKRLHTFGNPFKQDKKGMMIDEADEFVAGPQNKVKRPGEPNSPLSSKRRRSMSLLLAKPQTPPTVTNHVGGKGPPSASWFPSYPNLIKPTLVHTDVTVIPDVHEEKRENGQIPPDGFLSKSAPPELMNMAGDGIPHHHQLDSLSDDFTSLRKDGLIHKPGTHALLGGSKHCSVSVDDRKASVTPTLGTVPNTLQITPAMAQGINADIKHQLMKEVRKFGRKYERIFILLEEVQGSLAVKKQFVEFTIKEAARFKRRVLIQYLEKVLDKIDSHHHLNNVNHINRRSSC